A single region of the Pseudomonas mandelii genome encodes:
- a CDS encoding ABC transporter substrate-binding protein, which translates to MLRSLKFTALVMGMIGAAHAMAAGPDLTVVSFGGANKAAQVKAFYAPWEAAGNGKIVAGEYNGEMAKVKAMVDTKSVSWDLVEVESPELSRGCDEDMFEQLDPALFGKSEDYVKGAIQPCGVGFFVWSTVLAYNADKLASAPTSWVDFWDTKKFPGKRGLRKGAKYTLEFALMADGVAPKDVYKVLAGKDGQDRAFKKLDELKPSIQWWEAGAQPPQYLASGDVVMSSAYNGRIAAVQKESNLKVVWNGGIYDFDAWAIPKGLDAKRAEAAKKFIAFSVAPQQQKTYSENIAYGPANIQAVPLLAKDVLKDMPTTPENIANQVQIDVSFWADNGEQLEQRFNSWAAK; encoded by the coding sequence ATGTTGAGATCCCTGAAATTCACCGCTTTGGTCATGGGCATGATCGGTGCGGCACACGCGATGGCGGCGGGCCCGGATTTGACCGTGGTGTCCTTTGGCGGGGCGAACAAGGCGGCGCAGGTCAAGGCCTTCTACGCACCGTGGGAAGCGGCAGGCAACGGCAAGATCGTGGCTGGCGAATACAACGGTGAGATGGCCAAGGTAAAAGCCATGGTCGACACCAAGAGCGTGTCCTGGGACCTGGTGGAAGTTGAGTCGCCAGAACTGTCTCGCGGTTGCGACGAAGACATGTTCGAGCAACTTGATCCTGCGCTGTTCGGCAAATCCGAAGATTACGTCAAGGGCGCGATCCAGCCTTGCGGCGTAGGTTTCTTCGTGTGGTCGACCGTGTTGGCCTACAACGCCGACAAACTGGCCTCGGCACCGACCAGCTGGGTGGATTTCTGGGACACCAAAAAATTCCCGGGCAAGCGCGGCCTGCGTAAAGGCGCCAAGTACACCCTGGAATTCGCGCTGATGGCCGACGGCGTTGCGCCGAAAGACGTCTACAAAGTGCTGGCTGGCAAAGACGGTCAGGACCGCGCATTCAAGAAGCTCGATGAGCTCAAGCCAAGCATTCAGTGGTGGGAAGCCGGCGCACAACCGCCGCAATACCTCGCGTCCGGTGACGTGGTCATGAGCTCGGCCTACAACGGCCGGATCGCCGCCGTGCAGAAAGAAAGCAACCTGAAAGTCGTGTGGAACGGCGGTATCTACGACTTCGACGCATGGGCTATCCCGAAAGGTCTGGACGCCAAGCGCGCTGAAGCGGCGAAGAAATTCATCGCGTTCTCGGTGGCGCCGCAGCAGCAGAAGACCTACTCGGAAAACATCGCTTACGGCCCGGCCAACATTCAAGCCGTACCGTTGTTGGCCAAGGATGTCCTGAAAGACATGCCGACCACCCCGGAAAACATCGCCAACCAGGTGCAGATCGACGTCAGCTTCTGGGCTGACAACGGCGAGCAACTGGAGCAGCGCTTCAATTCCTGGGCTGCCAAATAA